The Pirellulales bacterium genome contains a region encoding:
- a CDS encoding type II toxin-antitoxin system RelE/ParE family toxin, which produces MRFLDAFERKFAHDAREPQLDEARPSLGRDMRQFVLGNYVAYDRPEKGGVEPLRILHGSRDIHAAWRERSDS; this is translated from the coding sequence TTGCGATTCCTGGATGCGTTTGAGCGGAAGTTCGCTCACGATGCGCGCGAGCCGCAACTTGACGAGGCACGCCCGAGCCTGGGAAGGGATATGCGGCAGTTCGTTCTGGGAAATTACGTCGCCTATGATCGGCCGGAAAAAGGCGGCGTCGAGCCTTTGCGCATCCTGCACGGAAGTCGGGATATCCATGCCGCGTGGCGAGAGCGATCGGACTCTTGA
- a CDS encoding glycosyltransferase family 39 protein: MRDYLALTLVALLATTLMFWQLGRRYLWQDEAATAVLAERMFEYGKPLGYDGRNLITMDVNLSSDRAALEKILDQPDAMVQYFGQRGDYKADTTWIGQPWGQFVLAGSSLAALGHGTWQARLPFALCGMLAVVVLYLFTRRCFDDPLLALLAAFLLLANVYWVLHMRQCRYYAPSSLFLLLTIVAYLRWQDARRFGAAIFVAAAWLWFQCDYGTVWPVLGVLAADALVERRRSIVQSVTVFAVVGLSLLPWVVYYELLWRMKETPVGALHRVMGSLFYFNQYLFPLVLLPLAAWCLWRSRGSLRADQRQILVVSLLVLVSLLVWVPIVTPAPHHRYFVVTTPLACLLLAYVAVWLAGKLSGGTEFNRRRTAFAAALALLVAAPPWFSNIPLAVYPSELWPVKSVGTWLRAEYAVLYRDLSGQVRDPNAEIVALLAPRLGPEDEVLINYEDIPLMFYLPNRVRGGVLAFRVEDRNSPPPRFAVLNNSVVLHYSGELQRQTYRQMLERHRWNVVPREIPALPSSNCPDPGLHPAQWVADESLTILELAPEDRAKPRQSGNSS, encoded by the coding sequence ATGCGTGACTATCTTGCGCTAACGCTCGTCGCCCTTCTGGCCACGACGTTGATGTTTTGGCAGCTCGGGCGTCGCTATTTGTGGCAGGACGAAGCCGCCACGGCCGTCCTGGCCGAGCGGATGTTCGAGTACGGCAAGCCGCTCGGCTACGACGGCCGCAACCTCATCACGATGGACGTGAACCTCAGCAGCGACCGCGCCGCGCTCGAGAAAATTCTCGACCAGCCCGACGCCATGGTGCAATACTTCGGCCAGCGCGGCGACTACAAAGCCGATACCACCTGGATCGGGCAGCCGTGGGGACAGTTCGTACTGGCCGGTTCTTCGTTGGCGGCGCTGGGGCACGGCACCTGGCAGGCACGGCTCCCCTTTGCACTCTGCGGTATGCTGGCCGTCGTGGTGCTATATCTCTTCACTCGCCGCTGTTTCGACGATCCGCTGCTCGCGCTGCTGGCCGCCTTCTTGCTGCTGGCGAACGTCTACTGGGTGCTGCACATGCGGCAGTGCCGCTACTACGCCCCCTCGTCGCTTTTTCTCCTGCTGACGATCGTCGCCTACCTGCGTTGGCAGGATGCACGACGTTTCGGCGCGGCGATCTTCGTCGCCGCCGCCTGGCTCTGGTTCCAGTGCGACTATGGCACGGTCTGGCCCGTGCTGGGCGTGCTCGCCGCCGATGCGCTCGTCGAGCGTCGCCGATCGATCGTGCAAAGCGTGACCGTTTTCGCCGTCGTCGGGCTATCGCTGCTCCCCTGGGTGGTCTATTACGAGTTGCTCTGGCGGATGAAAGAAACGCCCGTCGGTGCCCTGCACCGTGTGATGGGCAGTCTTTTCTACTTCAATCAGTATTTGTTTCCTCTGGTTCTGCTGCCGCTGGCCGCGTGGTGCCTGTGGCGCTCGCGCGGCTCGTTGCGCGCCGACCAGCGCCAGATACTGGTTGTTTCTCTTTTAGTGCTCGTGAGTCTGCTCGTCTGGGTGCCGATCGTCACACCCGCTCCGCACCATCGGTATTTCGTGGTGACGACCCCTCTCGCCTGCCTGCTATTGGCGTACGTCGCCGTCTGGTTGGCGGGTAAGCTATCAGGAGGGACCGAGTTCAATAGGCGACGCACGGCGTTCGCTGCGGCTCTGGCCCTGCTGGTCGCCGCCCCCCCCTGGTTCTCGAATATTCCACTAGCGGTGTATCCCTCCGAACTGTGGCCGGTGAAGAGCGTCGGGACCTGGCTGCGTGCCGAGTATGCCGTCCTTTATCGCGATCTGAGCGGACAGGTCCGCGATCCGAATGCCGAGATCGTGGCCTTGCTCGCGCCGCGGCTCGGGCCCGAAGACGAAGTCCTCATCAACTACGAGGACATCCCCTTGATGTTTTACTTGCCCAACCGCGTTCGCGGAGGGGTGTTGGCCTTTCGTGTCGAAGACCGCAACAGTCCGCCTCCGCGTTTCGCCGTGCTGAACAACTCGGTGGTGCTCCACTATTCCGGCGAGCTGCAGCGGCAGACCTATCGCCAGATGCTCGAGCGGCATCGGTGGAACGTCGTGCCGCGCGAGATTCCCGCGCTCCCCTCGAGCAATTGTCCCGACCCCGGCTTGCATCCGGCCCAATGGGTAGCGGACGAATCCTTGACGATCCTCGAACTGGCGCCCGAGGATCGAGCAAAGCCACGACAGTCGGGGAACTCGAGTTGA
- a CDS encoding glycosyltransferase family 39 protein — protein MSQHAHDNSISWQPRDYAALALVVVLATGMLFWRLGERAMWQDEAATALLAERMLEQGRPLAYDGRNLITMDVPSAGDTEPGVFARRTGEPNAAVAHYAARGDYKPDTTWIGQPWGQFVLAGASLGLLGHGTWQARLPFALCGWATVVALWFFVRRRFDDRLMATLAACLLLANVYWVLHMRQCRYYAPACLFFFLTYAAYLRWQEHRRHGALWFVGTAWLWFQFDYGTFWPIVAILGLDALVRRRHSILKTLATFAALAVSIAPWVYYYEILSRVKPTVISLEARELGLFFYFNQFLLPVVLLPVIVWVVWRARREQSIERRQALGVALAIVASLLLWAPLIVPAPHLRYLIGAAPLACLLMAFTFVELASLVTRRATQPVWRAVVAAALAGFVMFVPWLSNAALVFYPSDYWVVSRVGTWLRAEWITFFQDIGGIERDQNGEVVELLQSRLRPGDEILTNYEDIPLMFYLDRPIRGGLAGFRINDTATPPPRFVVIVESAEFLYSATMSNAFRAAIARHTWREVRNDIPAFRTSNCPDPFMHPGQWGPEGRIVVLELDPSQGS, from the coding sequence TTGAGCCAGCACGCCCACGACAACTCGATCTCGTGGCAGCCGCGCGATTACGCTGCACTGGCGCTCGTCGTGGTGTTGGCCACTGGTATGCTCTTCTGGCGACTCGGCGAGCGGGCCATGTGGCAGGACGAAGCGGCGACGGCCCTCCTGGCCGAGCGGATGCTCGAACAGGGCCGACCGCTGGCCTACGACGGCCGCAACCTCATCACGATGGATGTGCCGAGTGCCGGTGATACCGAGCCTGGCGTCTTCGCGCGGCGCACGGGCGAGCCCAACGCGGCCGTCGCACATTACGCGGCGCGTGGCGACTACAAGCCCGACACCACCTGGATCGGTCAGCCCTGGGGGCAATTCGTCTTGGCTGGCGCCTCGCTGGGGTTGCTCGGGCACGGCACCTGGCAGGCGCGGCTCCCCTTTGCCCTGTGTGGATGGGCCACGGTGGTCGCGCTCTGGTTCTTCGTGCGGCGCCGTTTCGACGATCGCCTGATGGCCACGCTGGCGGCGTGCCTCTTGTTGGCCAACGTCTATTGGGTGCTGCACATGCGGCAGTGCCGCTATTACGCGCCGGCCTGTTTGTTCTTTTTTCTGACCTACGCCGCCTACCTCCGCTGGCAGGAACACAGGCGGCATGGCGCCCTGTGGTTTGTCGGCACCGCCTGGCTCTGGTTTCAATTCGATTACGGCACGTTCTGGCCGATCGTCGCCATCCTGGGTCTCGACGCCCTGGTACGCAGGCGACATAGCATCCTCAAGACGCTAGCGACGTTCGCCGCCTTGGCCGTCAGCATCGCCCCCTGGGTCTACTACTACGAGATCCTCTCTCGCGTAAAACCGACGGTCATCTCGCTCGAAGCGCGCGAGCTGGGGCTGTTCTTCTACTTCAATCAATTCCTCCTGCCCGTCGTGCTCTTGCCGGTGATCGTGTGGGTAGTCTGGCGCGCGCGGCGCGAGCAGTCCATCGAGCGGCGCCAGGCACTCGGCGTCGCCCTGGCGATCGTGGCTAGCCTGTTGCTTTGGGCGCCGCTGATCGTGCCGGCGCCGCATCTGCGTTACCTGATTGGCGCGGCTCCGCTGGCGTGCCTCTTGATGGCGTTCACGTTCGTGGAGTTGGCCTCGCTCGTCACGCGTCGTGCGACGCAGCCAGTCTGGCGCGCCGTGGTCGCAGCGGCTCTCGCGGGCTTCGTCATGTTCGTCCCCTGGCTCTCGAATGCGGCCCTGGTCTTTTACCCCAGCGATTATTGGGTCGTCTCGCGCGTCGGCACCTGGCTGCGTGCCGAATGGATTACCTTCTTCCAGGATATCGGAGGAATCGAGCGCGATCAGAATGGCGAGGTCGTCGAGTTGCTTCAGTCTCGGCTGCGTCCCGGAGACGAGATCCTGACCAACTACGAAGATATTCCCTTGATGTTCTATCTCGATCGCCCGATCCGCGGTGGCCTCGCGGGCTTTCGCATCAACGACACCGCGACTCCCCCGCCGCGATTCGTGGTCATCGTCGAGAGTGCCGAGTTCCTCTATTCGGCGACGATGAGCAATGCCTTTCGCGCGGCGATCGCACGTCACACCTGGCGCGAGGTGCGCAACGATATTCCGGCGTTTCGCACGAGCAATTGCCCCGACCCCTTCATGCACCCGGGACAGTGGGGGCCCGAAGGGCGCATCGTCGTGCTCGAATTGGATCCGAGCCAGGGAAGCTGA